The nucleotide sequence AAAGCAACTTCAGTCCATCCTAAAGATCTTCTTGCCGCAACTGCTGGATATTCAGCATTTAGATCCTTTGTTGTAGTGAAAAAAGCTGCAGCGATATCATCCACATTCAGATCATTTTCATTAACAATAGATTCTAAAAGTTTTTTGGTCGCGTCTATTATTGATTCTCTGTCGTTATTATCTGAAGTTGTAGCTCCTCTAATTCCGCGACATGCTATCTGAGACATGAATTTTTCTCCTTTTTATTGAAGTCCTTTTAAGAAGTTCGTAGCATTTTTCACTACAGTACTTTTGTCTGAATTTGATATGATATTTACTAAAGCACTACCAATTATTCCAGCATCGGCGTGTTTATTTACTTCAGATAATTGGTTTTTTGTTGAAATCCCAAAACCTAAAGCTACAGGTACAGTACTATGTAGTTTAACTTCGTTTACTAAATCAATACCTTCTGTACTTAATGTGTTTCTAGCTCCAGTTATACCAGCTACACTTACACAATATAAAAAGCCTGATCCTTTTTCACATATTTCTTTAATTCTACTTGTAGATGTTGTTGGTGCTATAAGATATATAAGATTGATATCACTAGCAGAACATTTTTCTGATAAAATTAGTGATTCTTCTAATGGTAAATCTGGAACAATAATTCCATCTACCCCACATAATTTTGCTTTAGATATAAATTCATCTAGCCCATATTGTAAGATTGGATTATAGTACCCCATTAATACAATAGGATTATTTTCATTTTTATTACGGATCATTGAACAAACGTCAAAACATGTATCAATATTGACACCTTTTTCTAGAGCTTTTTGGCTAGATTGTTGAATGGTCACACCGTCAGCTAAAGGGTCGCTAAATGGAATACCCAATTCAATGATATCGGCTCCAGAATTGAATAGTTCCAAAGCTAATTCTGCTGTTGTTTTATTATCGGGAATACCAGTTGTTAAATATAGTATAATCCCTTTTTTATTATTCAATTGTAAATTTTCAAAAGTTTTTTTTATTCTGTTTGTCATTTATTTGATGTATTATATTCCGTAGATAAAAAATTGAGAAAGTTAATGTTAGCATTTACTAGTTATAGTGACAATAGCAATTAGATCGGATAAATATAATGAGTATAGAAGTTACTGATAATGCCAAAATGGAATTATTGAAAACATTAGAAAGATTAAGTTTGGAAGATGGTCAATATTTGAGATTAACAACTCCACCTTCATGGACAGGACCAGGAGACTTTGGAATAGTTTTGGATACAGAGCAAGATTTCGATACTAAAATAGAATTTAACGAACAAGTTGTGTTATTGATTAATGAACAATTATTGTCACAATATGAGAAAGTTATTTTTGATTTTAAAGAGACCCCAGAGGGTCTAAGTTTTGCCTTAGATATATATTAACAAAGAGATAAATGGATTTAAGTAAATATATTAGAGATGTTCCAGATTTTCCTATTGAAGGTATAATTTTTAAAGATATTACTCCTTTGTTATCAGATGCGGATGCATTTCAAGAAACTATCAATAAAATCATCAATAATTATAATTTTGATGAAATAGATGTAGTTGCAGGTGTAGAATCAAGAGGATTCTTGTTAGCAGCTCCAATAGCTGATCGCATGAAAAAACCCCTGGTTTTATTTAGAAAAAGTGGAAAGCTTCCTTATAAAACCAAGTCGGCAAGTTATGATTTAGAATATGGAAGTAGTACTATCGAGGTACATGAAGATTCGATTAAAGCCAATGACAGAATATTATTAATTGATGATTTAATAGCTACAGGTGGGACTTTAGGAGCATGTTTAGATTTGGTGGATCAGTTTAGCGCTAAAGTTAAGGGAATAGCAGTAATAATTGAATTAAGTTTTTTAGATGGCAGAGATTTGCTCAAAAGCGTAGATATTTTTTCAATTATTAAGTACTAGTAATTGTTCTGACTTTCACAATATTGACTTTGATATAAGTTGTTTTTACAATCCTTTTAAGTTGTTATTAGAAATCCATAATCCTTTCGGATTTAGTATATGAGGAGGTTATCCAATGGGTACAACACAACAAATGGCAAGATTTATTACTGAAGCTAAATTTTCTGACATTCCAGAGCCTGCGATTTATGCTGCAAAACTTTGTATTTTAGATTCTATAGCATGCGCAATTTACGGAACTACAAGACCCTTAGGTAAGATTATTACTGAATTAGTTGATGAAATGGGCGGTAATCCACAATCTAGAGTACTTGGTACTTCAATCAAAACTAATGCGGCAAATGCTGCATTAGCAAATGGGACTTTAGGCCATTCTGAAGACTTTGATGATAT is from SAR202 cluster bacterium and encodes:
- the aroH gene encoding chorismate mutase, with the protein product MSQIACRGIRGATTSDNNDRESIIDATKKLLESIVNENDLNVDDIAAAFFTTTKDLNAEYPAVAARRSLGWTEVALFNTHEMEVPNDISRCIRVLLLVNTNKKQSEINNIYLKDAINLRNRGSDIN
- a CDS encoding tryptophan synthase subunit alpha, with amino-acid sequence MTNRIKKTFENLQLNNKKGIILYLTTGIPDNKTTAELALELFNSGADIIELGIPFSDPLADGVTIQQSSQKALEKGVNIDTCFDVCSMIRNKNENNPIVLMGYYNPILQYGLDEFISKAKLCGVDGIIVPDLPLEESLILSEKCSASDINLIYLIAPTTSTSRIKEICEKGSGFLYCVSVAGITGARNTLSTEGIDLVNEVKLHSTVPVALGFGISTKNQLSEVNKHADAGIIGSALVNIISNSDKSTVVKNATNFLKGLQ
- a CDS encoding adenine phosphoribosyltransferase, whose translation is MDLSKYIRDVPDFPIEGIIFKDITPLLSDADAFQETINKIINNYNFDEIDVVAGVESRGFLLAAPIADRMKKPLVLFRKSGKLPYKTKSASYDLEYGSSTIEVHEDSIKANDRILLIDDLIATGGTLGACLDLVDQFSAKVKGIAVIIELSFLDGRDLLKSVDIFSIIKY